A single Mustela lutreola isolate mMusLut2 chromosome X, mMusLut2.pri, whole genome shotgun sequence DNA region contains:
- the TCEAL1 gene encoding transcription elongation factor A protein-like 1, translated as MEKSCKENEEQPQSAPKTVEEQPPVEHSPEKQSPEEPSSEEQPSVEHSPEKQSPEEPSSEEQPSVEHSPEKQSPEEPSSEEQSSEEEFFPEELLPELLPEMLVSEERPPQERLSRRDLFEERPPMEQPPCGVGKHKLEEGSFKERLARSRPQFRGDIHGRNLSNEEMIKVAEEMEEMKRVRNKLMVMHWKARRNRPYPI; from the coding sequence ATGGAAAAATCctgcaaagaaaatgaagaacagcCACAGAGCGCACCCAAGACAGTTGAGGAGCAGCCTCCAGTAGAGCACTCTCCCGAAAAGCAGTCTCCAGAGGAACCATCTTCCGAGGAGCAGCCTTCAGTAGAGCACTCTCCCGAAAAGCAGTCTCCAGAGGAACCATCTTCCGAGGAGCAGCCTTCAGTAGAGCACTCTCCCGAAAAGCAGTCTCCAGAGGAACCATCTTCCGAGGAGCAGTCCTCGGAGGAGGAGTTCTTTCCCGAGGAGCTCCTTCCCGAGCTCCTTCCCGAGATGCTCGTGTCAGAGGAGCGCCCTCCTCAGGAGCGCCTTTCTAGAAGGGACCTTTTTGAGGAGCGCCCTCCCATGGAGCAGCCTCCTTGTGGAGTGGGAAAACATAAGCTAGAAGAAGGAAGCTTTAAAGAGAGGCTGGCTCGCTCTCGCCCGCAATTTAGAGGGGACATACACGGCAGAAATTTAAGCAATGAGGAGATGATAAAGGTAGCAGAGgagatggaagaaatgaaaagagtgCGCAACAAATTGATGGTTATGCATTGGAAGGCGAGACGGAACCGCCCTTACCCTATTTAA